The DNA segment GTGATATTCTTCTTAGGGAGGAGAATTAAAAGGCATCAGCTTTTTTCTTCAATATTCGTAAAGTTGAATTGTAAATCCAATAAATTTCAGAAAACGATGTTGTATGACCTCTCAACTCTTAGTTAAAAATCGTACCACTACTGAATTAGTGCAAGATGCCAAAGATTTGACCCAGGAAATCCAGAAATTATATAGATTTGATGAAATTCCTTGGGTGATAGGGTATAGCGGAGGAAAAGACTCCACAGCAGTATTGCAATTAGTCTGGAACGCGATCGCGGAACTTCCACCAAATCAACGGACAAAAAAAATAGATGTTATCACTACTGACACACTGGTAGAAAATCCAATTGTTTCTGCTTGGGTTCGGAGTTCTCTGAAGCAAATAGAAAAAGCGGCTAGAGAGCAAGAAATGCCCATTATTCCTCATTTACTTCAACCTGAGTACACAGAAACATTTTGGGTTGGTTTAATTGGTAAGGGCTATCCACCACCGAGAGGTAAATTTCGCTGGTGTACTGAACGCTTAAAAATAAATCCATCAAACCGTTTTATTCGCAATGTAATTCGTAATCACGGTGAAACCGTCCTTGTTTTGGGAACTCGTAAAGCAGAAAGTTCAAAACGAGCTTACCGGATGAAACAGTTGGAAACACAGCGAGTACGAGATCGCCTCAGCCCTAATATGAATTTGCCCAATTCGCTTGTTTACACACCTATTGAAGATTGGCGAAATGATGAAGTGTGGCTTTATCTCAATCAATGGCAAAATCCTTGGGGATGTAGTAACAAAGATTTATTTACAATGTACCGTGGTGCGAGTACAGATAATGAATGTCCTCTAGTTGTTGATACAAGCACTCCTACCTGTGGTAATTCTCGTTTTGGTTGTTGGGTTTGCACCCTAGTCAGTCAAGATAAATCTCTTACCGCAATGATTCAAAATGATGAACAGAAAGATTGGTTATATCCGTTACTAAATCTCCGTGCTGATTTAGATGTTGAAGATAGCCGAGATCGTCGTGATTTTAGACGAAGGAATGGTTCTGTTCAACTTTACGAACGTAACTTAGATGGAAAAATTTCTGTTGAACCTATACCGGGCCCATTTACAAAAAAAGCGAGAGAAAATTGGCTAAGAAAACTTCTAGCAACTCAAAACCAAATTCGTTGCAATGCTCCTCCAGAATTCAAAGATATTACCCTAATCGCCCTCGAAGAACTTAGTGAAATTCGTCGTATTTGGTTGGAGGAAAGACACGAATTCGATGACAGTTTGCCGAAGATTTATAAAGAGGTGACTGGCGAAACTTTTGAGGATTCTCGTCCCGGCGCGGGAGACAGTTTGCTGGGTGCGGATGAATGGAGTACCCTTGAAGAACTTTGTGGCGAAGATGCGATGCACTTGGAGTTGATGGCAAAACTCATCGACACCGAACGGCAATACTACACAAAATCAAGGCGTAGTGGAATTTTAAGCGATCTTGAAAAGTGTTTTGATACCAGTTCTCGTTCTCGGAAAGAGGCGATTGACAACGCACATCTCAAGCGTGATTTAAAGGAAGCGGTAGGTGATGGGAATGTCGCTGCTATTAAACAGTTGACGATTGGCAATGCTCAATCCCAGGATGAAGTGACAGAAACTGAAGAGAAAGTTACCGCAACGGAACTCTTGACGATTGAGAATGTTCAATCTCAGGATGAAGTGCCAAAAATGGAAGAGGAAGAACAAGAGAACATTTCTTCAACTGAACTTTCTGGATGGGGTGCATTTAAATATGCCGCACAATCGGAGGCGACGGAGGAGGAGTAATATGAAATCCAGTTGAATGCCCTCAGTACGCAGAGTAAGGGAGCAGGGGAAGCGGGGGAAGCAGGGGGAGTTTTTTTGAGGAGACGCGGTGAATTTTTATGATGGGCAATTTGAAGGATTTGATGTAATTCAATTCTGGTGGATGACGCGATCGCGTCTGTTGGTACAATAGTCCTGTCTTTGAGGCTGCACGGCTATTTCTGGGCTTTTGCGGCTGCGAACATTCAGGCGTAAATTCCTTATGTACCCGTTGCCATCCCTGGAGGTCTACCTTAAGCATTACTTCGGTTACGACAGTTTTCGTCCCGGACAGGGCAAAATTGTAGAAGAAGCGCTCCAAAACCGCGATTTATTGGTGATTATGCC comes from the Lusitaniella coriacea LEGE 07157 genome and includes:
- the dndC gene encoding DNA phosphorothioation system sulfurtransferase DndC, whose amino-acid sequence is MTSQLLVKNRTTTELVQDAKDLTQEIQKLYRFDEIPWVIGYSGGKDSTAVLQLVWNAIAELPPNQRTKKIDVITTDTLVENPIVSAWVRSSLKQIEKAAREQEMPIIPHLLQPEYTETFWVGLIGKGYPPPRGKFRWCTERLKINPSNRFIRNVIRNHGETVLVLGTRKAESSKRAYRMKQLETQRVRDRLSPNMNLPNSLVYTPIEDWRNDEVWLYLNQWQNPWGCSNKDLFTMYRGASTDNECPLVVDTSTPTCGNSRFGCWVCTLVSQDKSLTAMIQNDEQKDWLYPLLNLRADLDVEDSRDRRDFRRRNGSVQLYERNLDGKISVEPIPGPFTKKARENWLRKLLATQNQIRCNAPPEFKDITLIALEELSEIRRIWLEERHEFDDSLPKIYKEVTGETFEDSRPGAGDSLLGADEWSTLEELCGEDAMHLELMAKLIDTERQYYTKSRRSGILSDLEKCFDTSSRSRKEAIDNAHLKRDLKEAVGDGNVAAIKQLTIGNAQSQDEVTETEEKVTATELLTIENVQSQDEVPKMEEEEQENISSTELSGWGAFKYAAQSEATEEE